The Iamia majanohamensis genome window below encodes:
- the radA gene encoding DNA repair protein RadA translates to MARARTVHRCSDCGATTPQWVGRCPGCGAWSTLEEEVAAAPVAAPAWAGWGTEGGAEPARPSTDGGLVAVVPRPTGVEELDRVLSGGLVPGSVTLLGGAPGTGKSTLVLQASAGLARAGATVLYACAEESPAQVRDRARRLDALHDRLWLVGESLVPRVLAAVDEVRPDVLVVDSAQSVADPEVSSTPGSATQVREVAQRLVREAKARDLAVVLIGHVTKEGALAGPRVLEHVVDTVLELDGDRHHALRLLRAVKHRFGSTSELGLFELGERGLEGVPDPSGLFLADRLPGVAGSTVVPTIEGHRPLLVEVQALVASSSLSEPRRSSTGLDRGRVSLLLAVLAKRVGLAVAGQDVYALAAGGVRVTEPGADLALALAVTSATTSVPVPPDVVACGEVGLAGEVRTVASVERRLSEAARLGFTRAVVPASSPAPPPGIDVVRVRSLKEAIAALRLVPDP, encoded by the coding sequence ATGGCCCGGGCCCGCACCGTCCACCGCTGCTCGGACTGCGGCGCCACCACCCCGCAGTGGGTGGGCCGCTGCCCCGGCTGCGGGGCCTGGAGCACCCTGGAGGAGGAGGTCGCCGCCGCGCCGGTGGCCGCGCCGGCGTGGGCCGGGTGGGGCACGGAGGGCGGCGCCGAGCCGGCCCGACCCAGCACCGACGGGGGCCTGGTGGCCGTGGTGCCGCGCCCCACCGGCGTGGAGGAGCTCGACCGGGTGCTCTCCGGGGGCCTCGTCCCGGGCTCGGTCACCCTCCTCGGCGGGGCGCCGGGCACCGGCAAGTCCACCCTCGTCCTCCAGGCCTCCGCCGGGCTGGCCCGGGCCGGGGCCACCGTCCTCTACGCCTGCGCCGAGGAGAGCCCGGCCCAGGTGCGCGACCGGGCCCGACGTCTCGACGCCCTGCACGACCGCCTCTGGCTGGTCGGGGAGTCGCTCGTCCCCCGGGTGCTGGCGGCCGTCGACGAGGTCCGGCCCGACGTCCTCGTCGTCGACTCGGCCCAGAGCGTGGCCGACCCGGAGGTGTCCTCCACCCCGGGGAGCGCGACCCAGGTCCGCGAGGTGGCCCAGCGCCTGGTGCGCGAGGCCAAGGCACGCGACCTCGCCGTGGTGCTCATCGGCCACGTCACCAAGGAGGGCGCGCTGGCCGGGCCGCGGGTGCTCGAGCACGTGGTCGACACCGTGCTGGAGCTCGACGGCGACCGCCACCACGCCCTCCGCCTGCTGCGGGCGGTGAAGCACCGCTTCGGCTCCACCAGCGAGCTGGGCCTCTTCGAGCTGGGCGAGCGGGGCCTCGAGGGGGTCCCCGACCCGTCCGGCCTCTTCCTGGCCGACCGCCTCCCCGGCGTGGCCGGCTCCACCGTCGTCCCCACCATCGAGGGCCACCGCCCCCTGCTCGTCGAGGTCCAGGCCCTGGTGGCGTCCTCGTCGCTCAGCGAGCCCCGCCGCTCCAGCACCGGGCTCGACCGGGGCCGGGTGTCCCTGCTCCTCGCGGTGCTGGCCAAGCGCGTCGGGCTGGCCGTGGCCGGCCAGGACGTCTACGCCTTGGCCGCCGGCGGCGTCCGGGTCACCGAGCCCGGCGCCGACCTCGCCCTCGCCCTCGCCGTCACCTCGGCCACCACCAGCGTCCCGGTGCCCCCCGACGTGGTGGCCTGCGGCGAGGTCGGCCTCGCCGGCGAGGTGCGCACCGTGGCCAGCGTCGAGCGCCGCCTGTCCGAGGCGGCCCGCCTGGGCTTCACCCGGGCGGTGGTGCCCGCCTCCTCGCCCGCGCCCCCACCCGGCATCGACGTCGTGCGGGTGCGGTCGCTGAAGGAGGCGATCGCCGCGCTCCGCCTGGTGCCCGACCCCTGA
- a CDS encoding helix-turn-helix transcriptional regulator: protein MTASAARAQAALRRGDHLIGREATLELLVGAATAGPGVVVCGPPGVGRTTVLAAARARLVEAGTPTVVVRPAEPGTGPFAALRPVLGEATPTAVDAASLAAAGLALEALGAPGGEGPRLVVVVDGVDALDGPDAAVVHQVVARRRAHLLASVRPREAAPADEVDPWWWDVAGRVDLPPLERADADALAERLVGGPLAASARERLWTSARGRPGWVVALVAAVRDGDGWVRDAGLWDLAGDEVVVAEVDLLDRLVALPDEVRAVLEALALVEALPIADAEALGGPGPLVEGERRGLVRTDEVGDGLRCALASRLVGSALRSGMDPVDEVARWARVADVLVASVDASPATALARARALAGVGRAGPHATDEDLDVVLAGAAAAHTLSRWSLVVELAGRVWRVRGDGDALALLAVAHGEVGDHEAIRALSEELGTVAVAGDALASHATAIAVSQFHSDDPDGAFATVERARAAAGTGARAMLDVFEGRLRSFAGDQARARALTDPWCDADDPELRVEALTVRASLAGLGGDPQAAVADFEQALGLALTLADAPGSLAGVPFLFRLGALAEAGRLGEALAGAEAVQAETVRSGDATSRGWVALHLGRCHLAVGRPQAAARAFAQAVTDLRAVHRPGWSAHPAAGLVAAHAAVGDLGAAGEAREAWAQGPPHAVALFRPEELRLTSWLAAAEGDVAGAADLLEEAADRARQVGSVPYRVAALHDRVRLDPGPGRVAAARALAALARTAPGALVDAHARQARALVDGDTDALAAVAATYEVLGARLDEAETWAEVARRADDERERAVAAHRVAAVLDPLDRPTTPLLAEVAGGPGLTGREREVAEMVAAGASRREVAETLVVSVRTVDSHLQRVYRKLGVRGREGLVAALAPDAAR, encoded by the coding sequence ATGACCGCGTCGGCCGCCCGCGCCCAGGCGGCCCTGCGGCGGGGTGACCACCTCATCGGGCGGGAGGCGACCCTCGAGCTCCTCGTGGGCGCGGCCACGGCCGGGCCCGGCGTCGTGGTCTGCGGCCCGCCCGGCGTGGGGCGCACGACGGTGCTGGCCGCCGCCCGGGCCCGGCTGGTCGAGGCGGGCACGCCCACGGTCGTGGTCCGGCCCGCCGAGCCCGGCACCGGGCCCTTCGCCGCCCTCCGGCCCGTGCTGGGCGAGGCCACCCCGACCGCGGTCGACGCCGCCTCCCTGGCCGCCGCCGGCCTCGCCCTGGAGGCCCTGGGGGCGCCCGGCGGCGAGGGGCCCCGCCTCGTGGTGGTGGTCGACGGGGTCGACGCCCTGGACGGCCCCGACGCCGCGGTGGTGCACCAGGTGGTGGCCCGCCGCCGGGCCCACCTGCTCGCCTCGGTGCGACCCCGGGAGGCGGCTCCTGCCGACGAGGTGGACCCCTGGTGGTGGGACGTCGCCGGCCGCGTGGACCTCCCCCCGCTGGAGCGGGCCGACGCCGATGCCCTGGCCGAGCGCCTGGTGGGCGGCCCGCTCGCGGCATCGGCCCGCGAGCGGCTGTGGACCTCCGCCCGGGGCCGTCCCGGCTGGGTCGTGGCCCTGGTGGCGGCCGTGCGGGACGGGGACGGGTGGGTGCGCGACGCCGGGCTGTGGGACCTGGCCGGCGACGAGGTGGTGGTCGCCGAGGTCGATCTCCTCGACCGGCTCGTCGCCCTCCCGGACGAGGTGCGGGCGGTCCTCGAGGCGCTGGCCCTGGTCGAGGCCCTCCCCATCGCGGACGCCGAGGCGCTCGGCGGTCCCGGACCCCTCGTCGAGGGCGAGCGGCGCGGCCTGGTCCGCACCGACGAGGTCGGCGACGGCCTGCGCTGCGCCCTGGCGAGCCGTCTGGTCGGATCGGCCCTGCGGTCCGGCATGGACCCGGTCGACGAGGTGGCGCGGTGGGCGCGGGTGGCCGACGTGCTCGTCGCCTCCGTCGACGCGTCACCGGCCACGGCCCTGGCCCGGGCGCGGGCGCTCGCCGGGGTGGGCCGGGCCGGGCCCCACGCCACCGACGAGGACCTCGACGTCGTCCTGGCCGGGGCCGCTGCGGCCCACACCCTCAGCCGGTGGTCCCTCGTGGTGGAGCTGGCGGGGCGGGTGTGGCGGGTCCGCGGCGACGGCGACGCGCTGGCCCTGCTGGCCGTGGCCCACGGCGAGGTCGGCGACCACGAGGCCATCCGGGCCCTGTCCGAGGAGCTCGGCACGGTCGCCGTCGCCGGCGACGCCCTGGCCTCCCACGCCACCGCCATCGCGGTGAGCCAGTTCCACTCCGACGACCCGGACGGGGCCTTCGCCACGGTCGAGCGGGCGCGGGCCGCGGCCGGGACCGGGGCCCGGGCCATGCTCGACGTGTTCGAGGGCCGCCTGCGCTCCTTCGCCGGCGACCAGGCCCGGGCCCGCGCCCTGACCGATCCCTGGTGCGACGCCGACGACCCCGAGCTGCGGGTCGAGGCCCTGACCGTGCGGGCCTCCCTCGCCGGGCTGGGCGGCGACCCGCAGGCTGCGGTGGCGGACTTCGAGCAGGCGCTGGGCCTGGCCCTGACGCTCGCCGACGCGCCGGGCAGCCTCGCCGGTGTCCCGTTCCTGTTCCGGTTGGGCGCCCTGGCCGAGGCCGGCCGGCTCGGGGAGGCCCTCGCCGGGGCCGAGGCGGTCCAGGCCGAGACGGTCCGCAGCGGCGACGCCACCTCCCGGGGGTGGGTCGCGCTCCACCTGGGTCGCTGCCACCTCGCGGTCGGGCGCCCGCAGGCCGCGGCCCGGGCCTTCGCCCAGGCCGTGACCGACCTCCGTGCGGTCCACCGGCCGGGGTGGTCGGCCCACCCCGCGGCCGGGCTGGTCGCGGCCCACGCCGCGGTCGGCGACCTGGGGGCCGCGGGGGAGGCGAGGGAGGCCTGGGCCCAGGGCCCGCCCCACGCCGTCGCCCTGTTCCGGCCCGAGGAGCTGCGCCTCACGTCCTGGCTGGCGGCGGCCGAGGGCGACGTCGCCGGCGCGGCCGACCTGCTCGAGGAGGCGGCCGACCGGGCCCGGCAGGTGGGCTCGGTGCCCTACCGGGTGGCTGCGCTCCACGACCGGGTCCGGCTCGACCCGGGCCCGGGACGGGTCGCCGCCGCCCGCGCCCTCGCCGCGCTGGCCCGCACCGCCCCTGGCGCGCTGGTCGACGCCCACGCCCGCCAGGCCCGGGCGCTGGTCGACGGTGACACCGACGCGCTGGCCGCGGTCGCAGCCACCTACGAGGTCCTCGGGGCCCGCCTCGACGAGGCCGAGACGTGGGCCGAGGTGGCGCGGCGCGCCGACGACGAGCGGGAGCGGGCCGTCGCCGCCCACCGGGTGGCCGCCGTGCTCGACCCCCTCGACCGGCCGACCACGCCGCTGCTCGCGGAGGTGGCGGGTGGCCCCGGGCTGACCGGGCGGGAGCGGGAGGTGGCGGAGATGGTCGCGGCCGGGGCCTCGCGCCGGGAGGTCGCCGAGACCCTGGTCGTGTCGGTCCGGACCGTCGACAGCCACCTCCAGCGGGTGTACCGGAAGCTGGGGGTCAGGGGCCGGGAGGGCCTCGTCGCCGCCCTCGCCCCCGACGCGGCCCGCTGA
- a CDS encoding adenylate/guanylate cyclase domain-containing protein: MASTDDVRDAGARAVASLHQSITERLARLIRSDEEWAAQAVDVGLVDRDWLADPTANPARIAPPNQVVQRFLERTAEQRPSVLANLGLSALQAMSLARTDASGTGTSPVTPVTVVFTDLEGFTGFTATEGDDAAASLVGAHNRWVGPVVRSRGGHIVKRLGDGLMLSFPAPEAAVLAAVELVSEDPSPLRVRAGLHHGDAVVTHDDVVGHVVNVAARLTEQAKGGEALASVDVRAAATDLRGVEFTRARRYRLKGLDPISASKVRRVSSSSSLAR; this comes from the coding sequence GTGGCCTCCACCGACGATGTCCGCGACGCCGGTGCCCGCGCCGTGGCATCGCTCCACCAGTCGATCACCGAGCGCCTGGCCCGCCTGATCCGCTCGGACGAGGAGTGGGCCGCCCAGGCCGTCGACGTCGGCCTCGTCGACCGGGACTGGCTGGCCGACCCCACCGCCAACCCGGCCCGGATCGCGCCCCCCAACCAGGTGGTGCAGCGCTTCCTCGAGCGCACCGCCGAGCAGCGCCCCTCGGTGCTGGCCAACCTGGGCCTCTCCGCCCTCCAGGCCATGTCGCTGGCCCGCACCGACGCCTCGGGCACGGGGACGTCGCCCGTCACCCCCGTGACCGTGGTCTTCACCGACCTGGAGGGCTTCACCGGCTTCACCGCGACCGAGGGCGACGACGCCGCCGCCTCGCTCGTCGGCGCCCACAACCGCTGGGTCGGCCCGGTGGTGCGGAGCCGCGGCGGCCACATCGTGAAGCGCCTGGGCGACGGCCTGATGCTCAGCTTCCCGGCACCCGAGGCCGCGGTGCTGGCCGCGGTGGAGCTGGTGAGCGAGGACCCCAGCCCCCTGCGGGTGCGGGCCGGGCTGCACCACGGCGACGCCGTCGTCACCCACGACGACGTGGTGGGCCACGTGGTGAACGTGGCCGCCCGGCTCACCGAGCAGGCCAAGGGGGGCGAGGCCCTGGCCTCGGTCGACGTCCGGGCCGCGGCCACCGACCTCCGCGGCGTGGAGTTCACCCGGGCCCGCCGCTACCGCCTCAAGGGCCTCGACCCCATCTCCGCCAGCAAGGTCCGCCGGGTGTCGTCTTCGTCGTCACTCGCTCGCTAG
- a CDS encoding alkaline phosphatase family protein, translating into MDRRRFLQGSGAVAAGLALGGCTIPEVGEGSTDPLDTFDHVVVVMFENRSFDNLLGGLHGAPGAPRPGFDGVFLPGSPGVVSNPSPFGGRIPAGPTSIGTAPSVDPGETWADVNVQLFGEFDPASNRFKDGSPGTSTSMTAPWNAPPAGRAADMSGFALDYQSAWKVGTGQDATPADIAQVMQYFTSDALPVTHSLARSFGVFDHWFCDVPSDTFVNRSFFHAADSTGLVTEPPYAVWPLHNTAETILSRMASKGVSWNVFFDPWQVVPLTLLINFRDLWPHIGRFHHIDRFFSAAASGSLPQYTFIEPRMLTIDPTGHPESDMHPTFFELFGKYVISDVRRGDAFLHQVYDAIRRSPARDRTLLLMCFDEHGGMHDHVPPPATTPPGGGASAQYGFGFDRLGVRVPTLAISSHVPQGRVVQQQMQNTSVIRTLSEKWGLGSLTARDAHAPRFDGIIDPRARRAWPVTTPPQVDAPEAPAQPFASGLGVAAMAAARAAAEALPRLQAGQEVDTLARGAAAKAAPSEATSEQLRVALEQANATLQVG; encoded by the coding sequence ATGGATCGACGACGGTTCCTGCAGGGCTCGGGGGCGGTGGCCGCCGGCCTCGCCCTCGGCGGGTGCACCATCCCCGAGGTCGGTGAGGGCTCCACCGACCCCCTCGACACCTTCGACCACGTCGTGGTCGTGATGTTCGAGAACCGCTCCTTCGACAACCTCCTCGGTGGCCTGCACGGTGCGCCGGGCGCGCCCCGCCCCGGCTTCGACGGCGTGTTCCTGCCCGGCTCCCCCGGCGTGGTCTCCAACCCCAGCCCCTTCGGCGGACGGATCCCGGCCGGCCCCACCAGCATCGGCACCGCACCGAGCGTCGACCCCGGCGAGACCTGGGCCGACGTGAACGTGCAGCTCTTCGGGGAGTTCGACCCGGCCAGCAACCGCTTCAAGGACGGCTCGCCGGGCACCAGCACGAGCATGACCGCACCGTGGAACGCCCCCCCTGCGGGGCGGGCCGCCGACATGTCGGGCTTCGCCCTCGACTACCAGTCGGCGTGGAAGGTCGGCACCGGCCAGGACGCCACCCCCGCCGACATCGCCCAGGTGATGCAGTACTTCACCTCCGACGCCCTGCCCGTCACCCACAGCCTGGCCCGGTCCTTCGGCGTGTTCGACCACTGGTTCTGCGACGTCCCCTCGGACACCTTCGTGAACCGGTCGTTCTTCCACGCCGCCGACTCCACCGGGCTGGTCACCGAGCCGCCGTACGCGGTGTGGCCCCTGCACAACACGGCCGAGACGATCCTCAGTCGGATGGCCTCCAAGGGCGTGTCCTGGAACGTCTTCTTCGACCCCTGGCAGGTCGTGCCCCTCACCCTGCTGATCAACTTCCGCGACCTCTGGCCCCACATCGGCCGCTTCCACCACATCGACCGCTTCTTCTCGGCCGCGGCCTCGGGCTCGCTGCCGCAGTACACCTTCATCGAGCCCCGCATGCTCACGATCGACCCGACCGGGCACCCCGAGAGCGACATGCACCCGACCTTCTTCGAGCTCTTCGGGAAGTACGTGATCTCCGACGTCCGCCGGGGCGACGCCTTCCTCCACCAGGTGTACGACGCCATCCGCCGGTCGCCGGCCCGGGACCGCACCCTCCTGCTCATGTGCTTCGACGAGCACGGCGGGATGCACGACCACGTGCCCCCGCCCGCCACCACCCCGCCCGGGGGCGGGGCCTCGGCCCAGTACGGGTTCGGCTTCGACCGCCTCGGCGTGCGCGTGCCCACCCTCGCCATCTCGTCGCACGTGCCCCAGGGCCGGGTCGTCCAGCAGCAGATGCAGAACACGTCGGTCATCCGCACCCTGAGCGAGAAGTGGGGCCTCGGCAGCCTCACGGCGCGCGACGCCCACGCCCCCCGCTTCGACGGCATCATCGACCCGCGGGCCCGGCGGGCCTGGCCCGTCACCACACCCCCGCAGGTCGACGCGCCCGAGGCACCGGCCCAGCCCTTCGCCTCGGGCCTCGGGGTGGCGGCCATGGCTGCGGCGCGCGCCGCGGCCGAGGCCCTGCCCCGGCTCCAGGCCGGCCAGGAGGTCGACACCCTCGCCCGCGGCGCGGCGGCCAAGGCGGCCCCCTCCGAGGCGACCAGCGAGCAGCTGCGGGTCGCCCTGGAGCAGGCCAACGCCACCCTCCAGGTGGGCTGA
- the disA gene encoding DNA integrity scanning diadenylate cyclase DisA — translation MSAADRQAMLDALALLSPGTPLRDGLDRILQAGMGALIVVGDGPPVLNICSGGFLLDAAYSPQRLSELSKMDGAIVLAPDASRIARANVHLVPNPSVATTETGTRHRTAERVGRSINVPVISVSQRMNVISVYVGDEKHQIDPVPRVIARANQAVQTLERYKTRLDEVSVALSALEVEDLVTLRDVVTVLQRTEMVARIAAEIEGYIVELGDDGRLVRLQLEELTASMGDDRRLVVRDYFHEEDSWHLAQALGALADLSDDELVDLRRVASAVHLADGPPDLDQSMSPRGYRLLARIPRLPENVIEAIVDQFGDLQKILRAALDDLDEVAGVGKLRARAVKDGLSRMAEASILDRYN, via the coding sequence ATGTCCGCCGCAGATCGCCAGGCCATGCTGGACGCCCTGGCCCTCCTGTCACCGGGCACACCGCTGCGCGACGGCCTCGACCGCATCCTCCAGGCCGGCATGGGGGCCCTCATCGTGGTGGGTGACGGGCCTCCGGTGCTCAACATCTGCTCCGGCGGGTTCCTGCTCGACGCCGCCTACAGCCCCCAGCGCCTGTCGGAGCTGTCGAAGATGGACGGCGCCATCGTCCTCGCCCCCGACGCCAGCCGCATCGCCCGGGCCAACGTCCACCTCGTGCCCAACCCGAGCGTGGCCACCACCGAGACCGGCACCCGGCACCGCACCGCCGAGCGGGTCGGTCGCTCGATCAACGTGCCCGTCATCTCCGTCTCCCAGCGGATGAACGTGATCAGCGTCTACGTGGGCGACGAGAAGCACCAGATCGACCCCGTCCCCCGCGTCATCGCCCGGGCCAACCAGGCCGTGCAGACCCTGGAGCGCTACAAGACCCGCCTCGACGAGGTGTCGGTCGCCCTCTCGGCCCTGGAGGTGGAGGACCTCGTCACCCTCCGCGACGTGGTCACCGTGCTCCAGCGCACCGAGATGGTGGCCCGCATCGCGGCCGAGATCGAGGGCTACATCGTCGAGCTGGGCGACGACGGGCGCCTGGTGCGCCTCCAGCTGGAGGAGCTCACCGCCAGCATGGGCGACGACCGGCGGCTGGTGGTGCGGGACTACTTCCACGAGGAGGACTCCTGGCACCTGGCCCAGGCCCTGGGGGCCCTGGCCGACCTCTCCGACGACGAGCTGGTCGACCTCCGCCGCGTGGCCTCGGCCGTCCACCTGGCCGACGGCCCGCCCGACCTCGACCAGTCGATGTCGCCCCGCGGCTACCGGCTGCTGGCCCGCATCCCCCGTCTCCCCGAGAACGTGATCGAGGCCATCGTCGACCAGTTCGGCGACCTGCAGAAGATCCTGCGCGCCGCCCTCGACGACCTCGACGAGGTCGCCGGGGTGGGCAAGCTCCGGGCCCGGGCGGTGAAGGACGGCCTCAGCCGCATGGCCGAGGCCAGCATCCTCGACCGCTACAACTAG
- a CDS encoding Crp/Fnr family transcriptional regulator, with protein sequence MAEISLLRDVPLLHDLTEEEMGQVEAATTTLDMRRGDLLFAEEAEPTELHVVVSGRIAISKRSVDGRESMVALMERGDLIGEMGLFDGLGRSAEARALESSQVLTIPYAPLKAIYEARPQLLWGVVELLAGRLRNTNTALADSVFLDVTGRTAKRLLELAGDDDEFVLPITQEELAGMVGASRERVNKAIASFVRLGWIDQRERRYRILNRVELDRRAL encoded by the coding sequence GTGGCCGAGATCTCCCTGCTCCGTGACGTGCCCCTCCTGCATGACCTCACCGAGGAGGAGATGGGCCAGGTCGAGGCGGCCACCACCACCCTCGACATGCGCCGCGGCGACCTGCTCTTCGCCGAGGAGGCCGAGCCGACCGAGCTCCACGTGGTGGTCAGCGGCCGCATCGCCATCTCCAAGCGCTCCGTCGACGGCCGCGAGTCGATGGTGGCCCTGATGGAGCGGGGCGACCTGATCGGCGAGATGGGCCTGTTCGACGGGCTGGGCCGCTCGGCCGAGGCCCGGGCCCTCGAGAGCTCCCAGGTCCTCACCATCCCCTACGCCCCGCTCAAGGCCATCTACGAGGCCCGCCCCCAGCTGCTGTGGGGTGTGGTCGAGCTCCTCGCCGGGCGCCTGCGCAACACCAACACGGCGCTGGCCGACTCGGTGTTCCTCGACGTCACCGGGCGCACGGCCAAGCGCCTGCTCGAGCTGGCCGGCGACGACGACGAGTTCGTGCTCCCCATCACCCAGGAGGAGCTGGCCGGGATGGTCGGCGCCTCGCGCGAGCGGGTCAACAAGGCCATCGCCTCCTTCGTGCGCCTGGGCTGGATCGACCAGCGCGAGCGCCGCTACCGCATCCTCAACCGGGTCGAGCTCGACCGGCGGGCGCTCTAG
- a CDS encoding 2-C-methyl-D-erythritol 4-phosphate cytidylyltransferase, whose amino-acid sequence MDDRGGAGPGEVWAVVVAAGGGTRFGGAKQYAPLGGRRVLDWSVAAARAAADGVVLVVPPDRAGVAEPAVDVVVGGGATRSASVRAGLAVVPPDAAVVVVHDAARPVAGADLFGAVVAAVAAGADAAVPGVPLVDSVRHRDGTAVDREELVAVQTPQAFRAEALRRAHAAGADASDDATLVEHDGGRVEVVAGDPANVKVTHAADLDVVAGHLVAPPAGRAR is encoded by the coding sequence GTGGACGACCGCGGAGGAGCCGGGCCCGGCGAGGTGTGGGCGGTGGTCGTGGCGGCCGGCGGTGGCACCCGCTTCGGGGGGGCCAAGCAGTACGCGCCGCTGGGCGGGCGCCGGGTCCTCGACTGGAGCGTGGCCGCGGCCCGGGCCGCGGCCGACGGCGTCGTGCTCGTCGTCCCGCCCGACCGGGCCGGGGTGGCCGAGCCCGCGGTCGACGTCGTGGTGGGCGGCGGCGCCACCCGCTCGGCGTCGGTGCGCGCCGGGCTGGCCGTCGTCCCCCCCGACGCGGCCGTGGTCGTGGTCCACGACGCAGCCCGCCCCGTGGCCGGCGCCGACCTCTTCGGCGCGGTGGTGGCGGCGGTGGCGGCCGGGGCCGACGCCGCCGTGCCCGGGGTCCCGCTCGTCGACAGCGTCCGCCACCGCGACGGCACGGCCGTCGACCGGGAGGAGCTGGTGGCCGTGCAGACGCCGCAGGCGTTCCGCGCCGAGGCCCTGCGCCGGGCCCACGCCGCCGGGGCCGACGCCAGCGACGACGCCACCCTGGTCGAGCACGACGGCGGGCGGGTGGAGGTCGTGGCCGGCGACCCGGCCAACGTCAAGGTCACCCACGCCGCCGACCTCGACGTGGTGGCCGGCCACCTGGTGGCCCCGCCCGCGGGGCGGGCGCGCTGA
- a CDS encoding dienelactone hydrolase family protein: MASTLPSGTPVHVARTPGAGRGLVIVPDIGGLRPLFTEMADALAAEQGWSVATFEPWPGREDLTLEERLAAVGSLDDDALQADVAAAADALEVEPVGVIGFCMGGMVALKAAAAGRVDRAVSFYGMVRLPEHWATATMGEPLDALAGGAAPVLCLVGTDDPWVPEADAAALEATGAEVVRYPGADHGFVHDPDRPAHRPDDAADAWARMLSFLGG, from the coding sequence ATGGCCTCCACCCTCCCGTCCGGCACGCCCGTCCACGTCGCCCGCACCCCGGGTGCGGGGCGCGGCCTGGTCATCGTCCCCGACATCGGGGGCCTGCGGCCGCTGTTCACCGAGATGGCCGACGCCCTGGCGGCCGAGCAGGGCTGGTCGGTGGCCACCTTCGAGCCGTGGCCGGGGCGCGAGGACCTCACCCTCGAGGAGCGGCTGGCCGCGGTCGGCAGCCTCGACGACGACGCCCTCCAGGCCGACGTGGCCGCCGCGGCCGACGCCCTGGAGGTCGAGCCGGTGGGCGTCATCGGCTTCTGCATGGGCGGCATGGTGGCCCTCAAGGCCGCGGCGGCGGGGCGGGTCGACCGGGCCGTGTCGTTCTACGGCATGGTCCGCCTCCCCGAGCACTGGGCGACCGCCACCATGGGCGAGCCCCTCGACGCCCTCGCCGGCGGGGCCGCACCGGTGCTCTGCCTGGTCGGCACGGACGACCCGTGGGTGCCCGAGGCCGACGCCGCCGCCCTCGAGGCGACCGGCGCCGAGGTGGTGCGCTACCCGGGCGCCGACCACGGGTTCGTGCACGACCCCGACCGCCCGGCCCACCGGCCTGACGACGCGGCCGATGCGTGGGCCCGGATGCTGTCGTTCCTGGGCGGGTAG
- the ispF gene encoding 2-C-methyl-D-erythritol 2,4-cyclodiphosphate synthase, translating to MQVRVGLGVDLHPWSDDADRDLVLGGVRFPEGRGLAGHSDADAVAHACADALLGAAGLGDIGQHFPDTDPAWAGADSVALLAEATRRVRAEGWEPGNVDCSVVLDAPRLAPVRREMADRLTAAVGAPVTVTGRRTEGIGALGRGEGVAAFAVAVVTRPTGDGAP from the coding sequence ATGCAGGTGCGCGTGGGCCTGGGCGTCGACCTCCACCCGTGGAGCGACGACGCGGACCGCGACCTGGTGCTGGGGGGCGTGCGCTTCCCGGAGGGCCGGGGCCTGGCCGGCCACAGCGACGCCGACGCCGTGGCCCACGCCTGCGCCGACGCCCTGCTGGGGGCGGCCGGCCTGGGCGACATCGGCCAGCACTTCCCCGACACCGACCCGGCCTGGGCCGGGGCCGACAGCGTGGCCCTCCTGGCCGAGGCCACCCGACGGGTGCGCGCCGAGGGCTGGGAGCCCGGGAACGTGGACTGCTCGGTGGTGCTCGACGCGCCCCGCCTGGCGCCGGTGCGCCGGGAGATGGCCGACCGCCTCACCGCCGCGGTCGGGGCCCCGGTGACCGTCACCGGGCGGCGCACGGAGGGCATCGGGGCCCTGGGCCGGGGTGAGGGCGTGGCCGCCTTCGCCGTCGCCGTGGTGACCCGCCCGACCGGGGACGGCGCCCCGTGA